The region ATCGCCAGCTCAACACGGCGGTACTGCGGGGCCAGCTCATCAAACAGGTAATCCACTTGCGGCATGGGCCGAATCCCCATACCCAGCGTGAGAAAAACCCACACGCCATTGTGCCAGTGCTGAGAGATTGCCATTGGCGGCCAGCTCCCCTGATCGATGGCGTAATACTTTACCGACTCACCAAACTGCGCCTGGTAGCACTGCATCAGCTCATGCTGCACAACATCCCATAAATGGCCGTCATGCCAGTCACGCCAGAAGTGCCGCTGCTGCTCGGCGCGAGCATAGTAATCATTGGTGGAGGCGGAGCCGAGCGGCGCGGTCAGGCGATTCTCTTTGATGCAGCCCGCGGAGAAACTGACCTGCTTATCCTGATACAGACTCCAGCCAGGGATCACCGCCAGCAGTTGGCCGTAATACCACAGGGCTGCGCCGTCATCACTCGGTTCCCACAGAATCTGTAGACCGGCAGGATCGAGCATCGGCTCGGCTTCTAAGGTGCGGCAATACTCTGCGCTGAGCAGGGGCGCAATGCCCTGCTCCATCGCTTCACGATCTTCACGCGCCGGTGCAGGCAACAGATTGCGCAGCCAGCAGCCGCGCACCGCATACTGGCTGCGAAACAGATCGTTCGGCCAGATGTAAAAGTAGGCCGTGCGCGCATCCTGTTCGACGATAGCGGTGAGTGTGTTTTGCTGATTTGGCACCTCAGCAATCAGAGGTTGGTGTGTCATAACGCCTCGACAAAGCCTTGAGGGATCCATTTTCCCTGAGAATAGAGCAGGATCGGCACTCGCACCACGTGACGCAAGGGTAAAACTCTCAAAGTGCAGTCAGAAACCGTGAGAATGGCTGATGAATGCCAGCACAACGCCCTGACAAACTTCAAATTAATTCGCGATTCATTTGCCGCCTCGCATGCTATTGTCTGCACATTCCTCCTTGCGGAGCTGCTCAGCATGGTGCTGCAAAACCTCGATTTGAACCTGCGCGATGTCGTGATTTTCGCGATTTTGGCGTGGCTGTTTCTTCGCTATACATGGGTGATGTCAGCGCTCACGTTCATGCTCGGTGGTGCGGTACTCTTGGTGTTGTTACCCATCGACATTTACTACAGCTTGTTGCCATTAGCGCTGCTGGGAGTGGGATTAGGGATGCTGCTTCATCATTATCAGCAGCGCCAGCTCACCCTTAAACGTGAAGCCCGCACACCGCGCACCTACACCAAAAAGCAGGACGAGCTGCATTTGTAGCGTTAGCGTCCCATGCGTTGCATGGCGCGGGAATAAGCCCCGCGCTGAATTGACCAGCGCAGCAAACCGGCAATCACCGCGATCTCTTTATCCACGCGCCACTGTGTCAACGGGCTGATCGGCTGCTGAATTTGCTGTTGCGCCCAGTCCGGTAGCAATCCCATCCCGGCTTTTAGCATCACCCGCATCGCCGGTTTCGCCTGCCAGCTTGGAGCCGGTGCATTGATTAGTAGCTGCATCACTTCCAGCGTGCGTTCATCGCAAATCAGTTCCGGGCGCATGGCTTGCAGATAAGCGTCCACCGCCTGCACCGTTTTCGGTACCTTTTCCGCGCCCAGCGCTTCGGCGATGAGCGCCGCTTCATCGTAATAGCGATCCTGCTCGGCCAGCGAGAGCTGCGGATTTTTATAGCGCAGATGCGCGGCGAGGAAGCGGCTGGTTTCCGCCACGTGCACCCAGGTCAGTAAATGCGGATCGCTGGCGGCGTAAGGTTGCCCGGCGTTATCAATACCGGTGACGCGCAGGTGGATACCTTTAACGCGCTCGATCAGGATGTTGGCATCCTGCGTGTTACCAAAGGTGGTGACAGCGATGAACTGGCTGGTGCGCCGTAAACGGCCCAGCATGTCCTGACGAAAATTAGAGTGATCCCACACGCCCGCCAGCGCTGCCGGATGTAGCATTTGCAGCATGAGTGCGCTAATCCCACCGCACAGCATCGAAGGAAAATCGCCGTGCACACGCCAAATCACGTGATCGGGGCCAAACAGACCCGGATCGCCCAACGGTTGCGAGATATCGAATTCGTTCAGTGCGAGGCCATTCAGGCGAAAGACTTGCTGTTGAATGCGGTTACGAAGATTCATGGTGTCTGGATGATGAGCTGATTGATGTGGAAGGCATAAATGCCAACCCTACAAACCCGGCAAGCAGAGCATTGCAGGAGCAGCACTCCGGCCAACCCTGCAAAACCTGGCAAGCATGGCGTTGTAAGTTCAGCATAAATGCCAACCCTGTAAAATCTGGCAAGCAAAGCATTGCAGGATCAGCACTCAGGCCAATCCGGCAAAACCTGGCAAGCATGGCATTGTCAGATCGGTTTTTAGGTCAACCTGACAACACCCCGTCAGCATAGCATTACAGGGACAGCATTCCTGCTGACCCTGTGCCAAATCGCACTAACGTTTACAGATAATCAAACTGCCCGTCTCGCGTGCGGACCGAATCCAGGCCAATCATCACATTGAATTTGCCCGGCTCGGCGACATGCTGCATTTTTTGATTCCAGAATTTCAGTGCATCCACATCAATCTTAAAGCTTACGGTCTGTGACTCGCCCGCTTTCAGCATGATGCGTTTGAAGCCGCGCAACTCCTGCACCGGACGGCTGATGCTGGCCACCGGATCGTTGAGATACATCTGTACCACCGTGGCACCATCACGTTTGCCGGTGTTGGTAACAGTGACGCTCGCTTCAACGGATCCATTGCGCGGCATGGTTTTGGCGGACATTTTCACCGGCGAAACGGTGAAAGTGGTGTAGCTCAGACCGTAACCAAACGGATACAGCGGGCCATTCACCGCATCGTAGTAATGCGAGGTGTACTTGTTCGGCTTCGCGAAGTTGTACGGACGCCCGGTTGGCAAGTGGTTGTAGTAAATCGGCAGCTGGCCCACGGAGCGCGGGAAGGACATCGGCAGTTTGCCCGATGGGTTGTAATCGCCAAACAGTACATCAGCAATCGCATTACCCCCTTCGGTGCCGCTGAACCAGGTCTCTACCATCGCATCCGCGATACGATCTTCATTCACCACCGTCAGTGGACGGCCATTCATCAGTACAATCACCAACGGCTTGCCGGTCGCTTTCAGCGCCGCCAGCAGTTTTTGCTGGCTTGGCGGAATCACCAGGTCACTGCGGCTGGAGGCCTCATGCGCCATCCCCTGCGCTTCGCCCACGGCAGCAACCACCACATCCGCTTTCTTCGCCTGGGCAACGGCTTCATCAATCAACTCCTGCGGCGAGCGTTTATCCACGCTAACCGCCTGCTCGTAGAGGTTGAGGAAGTCCTGAATACCTTTGTTATCGGTGATGTTGGCCCCTTTGGCATACAGCACGGTGCCTTTGCCCGCCATCGCATTGCGCACGCCCTGCAGCAGCGGAATCGACTGTTTCGCCACGCCTGCGGCTGACCAGCTGCCCATAATGTCACGCTGGCTGTCGGCCAATGGCCCCACGAGCGCCACTGTGGCGTCTTTTTTCAGCGGTAAGGTTTCATGCCAGTTTTTCAGCAGCACAATGCTTTTACGCGCCACGTCACGCGCTTCGGCACGATGCAGACGGCTCTCGGCATTGGTGTCCTGCGGATCGCTGCCTTTTGGCCCCAAATGGCTGTAGGGATCGTTAAACAAGCCCATATCATATTTGACGTTCAGCACGTGACGCGCTGCATCGTCGATCTCTGCCATGGTAACAGCACCACTCTTGACCAGCCCTGGCAGGTATTTGCTGTAGTACTCATCGCTCATACTCATATCGATGCCGGACTTCAGCGCAATACGCACCGCATCCTGCGGATCGCTGGCCACGCCGTGTTTCAACAGCTCTTTGATCGCGCCGTGATCGCTGATGGTGATGCCTTTAAATTTCCACTCACCGCGCAGCAGGTCTTTCAGCAACCAGCCATCCGCCGTCGCTGGCGTGCCGTTCAGTGAGTTGAGCGCCACCATCACGCCGCCGCTGCCCGCATCCAGAGAAGCTTTGTACGGTGGCAGATAATCCTGGAACAGGCGCTGTGGGCTCATATCCACGGTGTTGTAATCACGTCCGCCCTCCACTGCGCCATAAGCGGCGAAGTGCTTCACGCTGGTCATGATCGAATAACGGTCGGCGGCGCTTTTGCCCTGCATGGATTTCACCATCGCGCTGCCCATTTGTGAGGACAGGAAAGTGTCTTCTCCGAAGCCTTCAGACACACGTCCCCAGCGCGGCTCGCGCGTGACATCCACCATCGGCGCCCAGGTCATATTGAGACCATCATCGGCGGCTTCATAGGCGGAGATGCGCCCGACTTCACCGATCGCATCCAGATCCCAGCTGGCTGCGAGGCCGAGCGGGATCGGGAAAATGGTACGCTGACCGTGCACCACGTCGTAGGCGAAGAACAATGGAATTTTCAGGCGGCTGAGTTGCATCACCTGATCCTGCATCGCGCGAATATCCGGACGCGTCACGGTATTGAAGATTGCGCCAACCTGACCGTGCTGGATCATGTCGCGAACCGCCTCTTTTGGCGTGTCTGGCCCCACGCTGATCAAGCGCATCTGCCCGATTTTTTCATCAAGGGTCATTTTGCCGAGCAGCTGATTAACAAAGGCGTCACGCGCCTGTTCAGTCATCGGATGGGGGCCAAACAGGTCATCTGCGAAGGCAGGCTGTATGGCAAGGGAAACAGCGAGGCTAACAGAGCAAATCCATTTCATCAGGTCGGGTTCTCTTAAGTGACTGCGCAATATCGAAATAACCGGGCCAGTGTGCCACAAGTTCAGGATAGCAGGTAGCCACCGATGTCACACCGCGACCATGCCGTTGACGCGTGCTAAAGTAGATGCGCAACGTTAACGACAAGGACAGGTTCATGAATAACAACACCTCACACCCTACACTGCTGGCTGAATTGCGCCGCCTCGTCGGCCCTTCACACCTGTTAACCGAGGCGGAACAAACCGCACGCTATCGTAAGGGTTTCCGCTCGGGTGAAGGCGATGCGCTGGCGGTGGTGTTCCCCGGCTCCTTGCTAGAGTTGTGGCGGGTATTGCAGGCGCTGGTGCAGGCCGACGCGGTGATTCTGATGCAGGCCGCCAACACCGGCCTGACCGAAGGCTCGACGCCCAACGGCAATGATTACGATCGTCCAGTGGTAATCATCAGTACTTTGCGCCTCGATAAATTGCAGCTGATCGATGGCGGCAATCAGATTCTGGCCTTCCCCGGCAGCACCCTTTATCAGCTGGAAAAAGCCCTTAAGCCGCTGGGACGTGAACCGCACTCGGTGATCGGTTCCTCATGTATCGGCGCGTCGGTCATGGGCGGGATTTGTAATAACTCCGGCGGTTCGCTGATCAAACGCGGTCCGGCCTACAGCGAAATGGCGCTTTATGCGCAGATTGATGCCGACGGCAAACTCAAGCTGGTCAATCATCTCGGCATGGATCTCGGCCACTCGCCGGAAGAGATGCTCGGTCGACTGGATGACGATCGCTGGCAGCAGAGCGATGTGCGCTGGGATGAACGTCATGCTTCGGATCATGAATATGCAGAACGCGTGCGCGATATCCATGCGGATACACCCGCTCGCTTCAACGCCGATGAGCGCCGCCTGTTCGAGGCTTCGGGTTGCGCGGGCAAACTGGCGGTATTCGCCGTGCGTCTTGATACCTTCCCCA is a window of Pantoea rwandensis DNA encoding:
- a CDS encoding suppressor of fused domain protein → MTHQPLIAEVPNQQNTLTAIVEQDARTAYFYIWPNDLFRSQYAVRGCWLRNLLPAPAREDREAMEQGIAPLLSAEYCRTLEAEPMLDPAGLQILWEPSDDGAALWYYGQLLAVIPGWSLYQDKQVSFSAGCIKENRLTAPLGSASTNDYYARAEQQRHFWRDWHDGHLWDVVQHELMQCYQAQFGESVKYYAIDQGSWPPMAISQHWHNGVWVFLTLGMGIRPMPQVDYLFDELAPQYRRVELAMAVDGEVMTEANAVQMASALAEFAHLPWARLTWIGEGHTLASEVAPVGFESFLLANGLAPEGAQFRLPKRDGDRPNLLWATPITEAERQFAQADDRGGQQLLQRLQAEGNDHVFRPRQEVVDPPQ
- a CDS encoding oxygenase MpaB family protein, translating into MNLRNRIQQQVFRLNGLALNEFDISQPLGDPGLFGPDHVIWRVHGDFPSMLCGGISALMLQMLHPAALAGVWDHSNFRQDMLGRLRRTSQFIAVTTFGNTQDANILIERVKGIHLRVTGIDNAGQPYAASDPHLLTWVHVAETSRFLAAHLRYKNPQLSLAEQDRYYDEAALIAEALGAEKVPKTVQAVDAYLQAMRPELICDERTLEVMQLLINAPAPSWQAKPAMRVMLKAGMGLLPDWAQQQIQQPISPLTQWRVDKEIAVIAGLLRWSIQRGAYSRAMQRMGR
- the bglX gene encoding beta-glucosidase BglX, whose translation is MKWICSVSLAVSLAIQPAFADDLFGPHPMTEQARDAFVNQLLGKMTLDEKIGQMRLISVGPDTPKEAVRDMIQHGQVGAIFNTVTRPDIRAMQDQVMQLSRLKIPLFFAYDVVHGQRTIFPIPLGLAASWDLDAIGEVGRISAYEAADDGLNMTWAPMVDVTREPRWGRVSEGFGEDTFLSSQMGSAMVKSMQGKSAADRYSIMTSVKHFAAYGAVEGGRDYNTVDMSPQRLFQDYLPPYKASLDAGSGGVMVALNSLNGTPATADGWLLKDLLRGEWKFKGITISDHGAIKELLKHGVASDPQDAVRIALKSGIDMSMSDEYYSKYLPGLVKSGAVTMAEIDDAARHVLNVKYDMGLFNDPYSHLGPKGSDPQDTNAESRLHRAEARDVARKSIVLLKNWHETLPLKKDATVALVGPLADSQRDIMGSWSAAGVAKQSIPLLQGVRNAMAGKGTVLYAKGANITDNKGIQDFLNLYEQAVSVDKRSPQELIDEAVAQAKKADVVVAAVGEAQGMAHEASSRSDLVIPPSQQKLLAALKATGKPLVIVLMNGRPLTVVNEDRIADAMVETWFSGTEGGNAIADVLFGDYNPSGKLPMSFPRSVGQLPIYYNHLPTGRPYNFAKPNKYTSHYYDAVNGPLYPFGYGLSYTTFTVSPVKMSAKTMPRNGSVEASVTVTNTGKRDGATVVQMYLNDPVASISRPVQELRGFKRIMLKAGESQTVSFKIDVDALKFWNQKMQHVAEPGKFNVMIGLDSVRTRDGQFDYL